A single region of the Oncorhynchus keta strain PuntledgeMale-10-30-2019 chromosome 37, Oket_V2, whole genome shotgun sequence genome encodes:
- the LOC118370231 gene encoding glycerol-3-phosphate dehydrogenase [NAD(+)], cytoplasmic-like produces MPAKKVCIVGSGNWGSAIAKIVGHNAKRSNRFDPIVNMWVFEELVEGKKLTEIINTEHENVKYLPGHKLPKNVVAVPEITEAVKGASILIFVIPHQFIGRLCDQMKPHIAQGTIGISLIKGIDEGPEGLKLISDIIREKLEIEVSVLMGANIANEVADEKFCETTIGAKNEANGHIFKELLQTPNFRITVVQESDTVELCGALKNIVAVGAGFCDGLGFGDNTKSAVIRLGLMEMIAFTKLFCKGQVSSVTFLESCGVADLITTCYGGRNRKVAEAFAKTSKSIEELEAEMLNGQKLQGPQTSAEVFKILKKRDMISKFPLFASVYQICFEGKAVQEFITCLQNHPEHM; encoded by the exons ATGCCTGCTAAGAAAGTGTGCATCGTTGGATCTGGAAACTG GGGCTCTGCGATAGCCAAAATCGTCGGTCACAATGCAAAGAGATCCAACAGGTTTGACCCCATTGTCAACATGTGGGTATTTGAAGAGTTGGTCGAAGGCAAAAAGTTAACAGAAATCATCAACACAGAGCATGAGAACGTCAAATACCTACCGGGTCACAAGCTTCCCAAAAATGTG GTTGCTGTTCCAGAAATCACAGAAGCGGTGAAAGGGGCCAGCATACTGATCTTTGTCATTCCACATCAGTTCATTGGGAGGCTATGTGATCAGATGAAACCTCATATTGCACAGGGAACCATTGGGATATCCCTCATCAAA GGCATTGATGAAGGTCCCGAGGGCTTGAAGCTAATTTCTGACATCATCCGTGAGAAACTGGAAATTGAGGTTAGTGTCCTGATGGGGGCCAACATTGCCAACGAAGTGGCTGATGAGAAGTTCTGTGAGACCACAATTG GAGCTAAGAATGAAGCAAACGGACATATCTTTAAAGAGCTGCTGCAGACTCCCAACTTCAGGATCACCGTGGTGCAGGAGAGTGACACCGTAGAACTCTGTGGGGCTCTCAAG aATATTGTAGCGGTAGGCGCTGGGTTCTGTGACGGTCTGGGCTTTGGGGACAACACCAAGTCTGCAGTGATCCGGCTGGGGCTGATGGAGATGATCGCCTTCACCAAGCTGTTCTGTAAGGGCCAGGTGTCCTCCGTGACCTTCCTGGAGAGCTGTGGGGTCGCCGACCTGATCACCACCTGCTACGGGGGGCGCAACCGCAAGGTGGCCGAGGCCTTCGCCAAGACGTCCAAG TCTATTGAAGAGCTAGAGGCTGAGATGCTCAATGGCCAGAAGCTGCAAGGCCCTCAAACCTCCGCTGAGGTGTTCAAAATTCTCAAGAAGAGAGACATGATCAGCAA GTTTCCGTTGTTTGCCTCTGTGTATCAGATCTGCTTTGAGGGTAAAGCTGTGCAGGAGTTTATCACATGTCTGCAGAACCACCCTGAACATATGTGA